The genomic stretch AACTTTGAAGCGCAAATCAAAGAAAAGCAGGAATCTAACTTAACAGATAAGTCACAACGTGAAGTTTTGGTCAAAGCATTATTGAAACAATATCATGATTTTGACAACAGTGTATTTACCTTAGGAAACATTGCAAAACTCACTAAGGAAAACACATTCACAATTACAACTGGTCATCAATTAAACTTATTTACGGGACCTTTATATTTCTTATATAAAATTATTTCTACAATAAATCTCTCAAGTGAATTAAAAAGGCAATATCCTCAATACGATTTTGTACCAATCTATTGGATGGCTTCAGAAGATCACGATTTTGATGAAATCAGTTACTTTAATTACAAAGGGAAAAAAGTCCGCTGGAATCGCGAGGCAAGTGGTGCAGTTGGCGAATTATCCACAAAAGGATTGGATGAAGTTTTTGAAGAGTTTTCTAAAAAGTTAGGAACGAGCGATAACGCAAAATACTTGCAATCATTATTTGAAGATGGTTATCTAAAACACAATAATCTCGCAGATGCAACGCGCTATATTGCCAACGAATTATTCAAACAATACGGTTTGGTTATTGTAGACGGAAACGACAAAGCATTAAAACAACTCTTCATTCCGTTTGTAGAAGATGAATTATTCAAGCAAACGACACATAAAAAAGTATTAGAAACTGCTGAAAAACTAACGGAAGTTAACGATTCCTATAAAATTCAAGTCAATCCAAGAGAAATAAACCTATTCTATATTACAGAAGGAATTCGCGAGCGGATCATTGAAAAAAATGGTGTTTTTACCGTGAATAACACTTCCGTGAGATGGAACTCAGCGCAACTAAAACAGGAAGTGCACGAATATCCAGCCCGTTTCTCACCAAATGCATTATTGCGTCCGTTATATCAAGAAATCATTCTGCCAAACCTTTGTTACATTGGCGGCGGCGGAGAATTGGCGTATTGGTTAGAACTAAAATCATACTTTGAAGCGGTACATGTGACGTTTCCGATGTTGCTATTGCGAAATTCTGCGGTTGTAAAAACGGAGAAGCAATCGAAAAAGATGGAAAAACTCAACATTTCAAATGCTGATTTATTTCTAAAACGAGAAGCATTCATCACAAAAAAAGTAAAAGAATTAAGTGAGATTAAAATCGATTTTACGTCTCAAAAAGAACATTTACAACAGCAATTTAAAGACTTATATATACTTGCCGAACAAACTGATAAATCATTTATTGGCGCAGTTGCCGCACAAGAAACCAAACAACTCAAGGGTTTAGCACATTTGGAAAAACGTTTGTTAACAGCACAGAAAAAAGGACTGAAAGATAAAGTTTCCAGAAGTACGGAATTGCAAGAAGGGTTATTTCCAAAAAACTCATTGCAAGAACGCAAGCAAAACTTCTCTGAATTATATTTAGAATATGGAGAAAATCTAATTCCAACATTAATCAAACATTTACAACCGTTATCGGGTGAATTTTTGGTGTTGGAGTTGTAAACTTGAGTTAAGCACTTTCATATACTTGATTCAATCGTAAATAAAGCAACGATTGTACTATTCGTAACAATCGAATATGTGCAAAAAGTAATCCAAATAATTTTCCTAAAATTGCCATTCCAACAACTAAAGCAATAATCATTTTCACAGAAATTGGAATTTCAAATGTGGACATATATACCAAATATATAATTGTGAGTAAAATTCCAATACCGACAAAATAGCTTCCAGTTGTACAACCACAACTAAAATATTCTTTCTTAACCAGCTTTTCCCAAGTTTGATTTTGTAAATCATTCAAATACGGAAGTTTCAATTCAATTTTTTTGAAAGGTTTTAGTATAGATTTCAATTCATAAAGCTGTTCCATAGAATTGATAGAAATTTCTTTTTTCATTTTTCAAGAATTTAAAATTATAGATACACGCAATGTCTACTAGAACGAATTACGGAAACCTGCCAATTGGTCAATGTTTGCGGCGTTGATAATACTGTTGGCGCCATCATATTTGTAGGATCGTCACCTT from Kordia antarctica encodes the following:
- the bshC gene encoding bacillithiol biosynthesis cysteine-adding enzyme BshC — its product is MPIECIPYSETGYFSPIMCDYLAEKSTLKPFYNRFPTLENFEAQIKEKQESNLTDKSQREVLVKALLKQYHDFDNSVFTLGNIAKLTKENTFTITTGHQLNLFTGPLYFLYKIISTINLSSELKRQYPQYDFVPIYWMASEDHDFDEISYFNYKGKKVRWNREASGAVGELSTKGLDEVFEEFSKKLGTSDNAKYLQSLFEDGYLKHNNLADATRYIANELFKQYGLVIVDGNDKALKQLFIPFVEDELFKQTTHKKVLETAEKLTEVNDSYKIQVNPREINLFYITEGIRERIIEKNGVFTVNNTSVRWNSAQLKQEVHEYPARFSPNALLRPLYQEIILPNLCYIGGGGELAYWLELKSYFEAVHVTFPMLLLRNSAVVKTEKQSKKMEKLNISNADLFLKREAFITKKVKELSEIKIDFTSQKEHLQQQFKDLYILAEQTDKSFIGAVAAQETKQLKGLAHLEKRLLTAQKKGLKDKVSRSTELQEGLFPKNSLQERKQNFSELYLEYGENLIPTLIKHLQPLSGEFLVLEL